In Raphanus sativus cultivar WK10039 chromosome 5, ASM80110v3, whole genome shotgun sequence, the following proteins share a genomic window:
- the LOC108860639 gene encoding probable galacturonosyltransferase-like 4, with amino-acid sequence MASRSLSYTQLLGLLSFILLTSTMAVRVGVILHKPSAPTLPVFREAPAFRNGDQCLEADQIHIAMTLDTNYLRGTMAAVFSLLQHSACPEDLSFHFLSLAHFENDLFSSIKSTFPYLNFKIYQFDPNLVRSKISKSIREALDQPLNYARIYLADIVPPSVDRIIYLDSDLVVVDDIEKLWHVDMEGKVVAAPEYCHANFTHYFTKTFWSDPVLVKVLEGKRPCYFNTGVMVVDVDKWRKGLYTQKVEEWMTVQKQKRIYHLGSLPPFLLIFAGDIKAVNHRWNQHGLGGDNFEGRCRTLHPGPISLLHWSGKGKPWLRLDSRKPCIVDHLWAPYDLYRSSKHSLDE; translated from the coding sequence ATGGCCTCAAGGAGCCTCTCCTACACACAACTCCTAGGCCTCCTGTCCTTTATCCTCCTAACCTCCACAATGGCGGTTCGCGTTGGAGTCATTCTTCATAAGCCTTCTGCTCCAACCCTTCCTGTATTCAGAGAAGCCCCAGCTTTCAGAAACGGTGATCAATGCCTTGAGGCTGATCAGATTCATATAGCCATGACTCTTGACACAAACTACCTCCGTGGAACAATGGCTGCTGTTTTTTCTCTCTTACAACATTCAGCTTGCCCTGAAGACCTCTCTTTTCATTTCCTCTCCCTTGCTCACTTCGAAAACGACCTCTTCTCCAGCATCAAATCAACTTTTCCTTACCTAAACTTCAAGATTTATCAGTTTGATCCAAACCTGGTCCGCAGCAAAATCTCCAAATCCATCAGGGAAGCCCTGGACCAGCCTCTAAACTACGCGAGGATCTACCTCGCGGATATCGTTCCTCCCAGCGTCGACCGGATCATATACCTAGACTCTGACCTCGTTGTGGTCGACGACATAGAGAAGCTATGGCACGTAGACATGGAAGGTAAAGTCGTGGCTGCTCCTGAGTACTGCCACGCAAACTTCACACACTATTTCACAAAAACGTTCTGGTCGGACCCGGTGCTAGTCAAGGTTCTTGAAGGAAAACGACCGTGCTATTTCAACACGGGCGTTATGGTCGTGGACGTTGATAAATGGAGGAAAGGGTTGTATACACAAAAGGTAGAGGAGTGGATGACGGTTCAGAAGCAGAAGAGGATATACCATTTGGGTTCGTTACCTCCTTTTTTGCTTATATTCGCCGGTGATATAAAAGCGGTTAACCATAGGTGGAACCAGCATGGTTTAGGAGGAGATAACTTTGAAGGGAGATGCAGAACGTTGCACCCTGGTCCGATAAGTCTTCTTCATTGGAGTGGGAAAGGGAAGCCATGGTTGAGATTAGATTCAAGAAAGCCTTGTATTGTTGATCATCTTTGGGCTCCGTACGATTTGTACCGTTCTTCAAAACATTCACTAGATGAGTAG